Proteins encoded in a region of the Paenibacillus sp. W2I17 genome:
- a CDS encoding anaerobic ribonucleoside triphosphate reductase: protein MNMLEYATPPASDLLSDLGRRIIGAEDADTLRENANLNGDSFSGKMSRLGSETAKWHALRHVLPEELAQAVENGDLYVHDLDQYALGTTNCIFIPFDRLLAAGFNTGNGSVRTPQTIMSAMALVAIIFQSQQNSQYGGVSANKIDWDLAPYVQRSFRKHYRKGQRLFGEHALLEDEQLHLDSIEAKNQCPWAYAFAYEETELETGQAAESLIHNLNTMSSRAGGQIPFTSLNYGLCTSAEGRLVSRSLLEATIRGLGNGETPVFPQHIFQCKQGINQAQGEPNYDLFRLAVTCSSRRMYPNFVNVDASFNLPFYHPEDPDTIIATMGCRTRTLADRFGRNRQSGKGNLSFNTINLVKLGIRFGICQGSRAVADRAGFYTALESVMHNAANGLLHRYRIQTAQPAKASDFMMREGVWEGGEQLAPNEPVADLLKHGTLSLGFIGLAECMTALYGRHHGQDPHVHREALNIIRTMREFCDRMSEQHNLNITLFATPAEGLSGKFTKIDREHYGLIPGVNDREYYTNSFHIPVYHTLPAYRKIELEAPFHTLCNAGAISYVELDGNVRANTTAFLRIVQYALAQDIGYFSINHPIDRCPACGYEGVIGDVCPSCEAHENHVHFQRLRRVTGYLTGDYKVRFNAAKQAEVRDRVKHR, encoded by the coding sequence ATGAACATGCTTGAGTATGCCACTCCACCGGCATCCGATCTATTATCCGACCTGGGAAGACGAATTATTGGCGCAGAAGACGCCGATACGCTGAGGGAAAATGCCAATCTGAACGGAGACTCCTTCAGCGGTAAGATGAGCAGGCTCGGTTCGGAGACCGCCAAGTGGCATGCTCTGCGTCATGTGTTGCCGGAAGAGCTTGCTCAAGCTGTGGAGAACGGAGATCTGTATGTACACGATCTGGATCAGTATGCACTCGGAACGACCAACTGTATCTTTATCCCGTTTGACCGTCTCCTCGCTGCGGGTTTCAACACTGGTAACGGATCGGTTCGTACACCTCAGACGATCATGTCTGCCATGGCTCTGGTTGCGATCATCTTCCAATCCCAGCAGAACAGTCAATATGGCGGTGTATCGGCCAATAAAATTGACTGGGATTTGGCCCCTTATGTACAGCGATCCTTCCGCAAACATTATCGCAAAGGGCAACGGCTCTTTGGTGAGCATGCCCTGCTCGAGGATGAACAGCTTCATCTGGACAGCATCGAAGCGAAGAATCAGTGTCCGTGGGCATATGCCTTCGCCTATGAAGAGACTGAATTGGAGACAGGACAAGCTGCTGAATCACTGATTCATAACCTGAATACGATGAGCAGCCGGGCGGGTGGTCAGATTCCATTTACTTCACTGAACTATGGATTATGTACATCAGCAGAAGGTCGGTTGGTATCACGCTCGTTGCTGGAAGCAACCATCCGTGGCCTGGGCAACGGGGAGACTCCCGTGTTCCCTCAACATATTTTCCAATGTAAACAGGGGATCAATCAGGCTCAAGGAGAGCCGAACTATGATCTGTTCCGGCTCGCAGTCACCTGTTCATCCCGGCGGATGTATCCCAACTTTGTCAATGTGGATGCCTCTTTCAATCTGCCTTTCTATCATCCAGAAGATCCGGATACGATCATCGCAACTATGGGATGCCGCACACGTACACTGGCTGACCGCTTTGGTCGCAATCGTCAAAGTGGTAAAGGTAATCTGTCCTTCAACACCATTAACCTCGTCAAGCTCGGCATCCGGTTTGGTATCTGCCAAGGCAGCAGAGCCGTTGCGGATCGGGCAGGATTCTACACCGCACTGGAATCCGTGATGCATAATGCTGCTAACGGTCTGTTACATCGCTACCGAATCCAGACCGCGCAACCTGCGAAGGCATCCGATTTCATGATGCGGGAGGGTGTATGGGAAGGTGGAGAGCAGCTCGCTCCCAATGAACCCGTTGCGGATCTGCTGAAACACGGCACGTTATCCCTTGGTTTTATCGGCCTCGCTGAATGTATGACAGCTCTCTATGGGCGTCATCACGGGCAGGACCCTCATGTACACCGCGAAGCGCTCAACATTATTCGGACCATGAGAGAGTTCTGTGACCGGATGAGCGAGCAGCATAACTTAAACATCACACTGTTTGCCACACCTGCTGAAGGGTTGTCCGGCAAATTCACGAAGATCGACAGAGAGCATTATGGTCTCATTCCTGGAGTTAATGATCGGGAGTATTATACGAACTCATTCCATATCCCGGTATACCACACTCTTCCAGCTTATCGGAAGATTGAACTGGAGGCCCCGTTCCATACATTATGTAACGCGGGTGCAATCTCCTATGTGGAGCTTGACGGAAACGTTCGGGCCAACACCACAGCTTTCCTGCGAATTGTACAGTATGCACTGGCGCAGGATATCGGATATTTCTCCATTAATCACCCGATTGATCGCTGCCCTGCATGTGGTTATGAAGGCGTCATCGGGGATGTATGCCCAAGCTGTGAAGCCCACGAGAACCATGTACACTTCCAGCGGTTGCGCCGCGTAACCGGCTATCTGACCGGAGATTACAAAGTACGCTTCAATGCTGCGAAGCAGGCCGAAGTGCGGGATCGGGTGAAGCACCGGTGA